The following proteins are co-located in the Anoplopoma fimbria isolate UVic2021 breed Golden Eagle Sablefish chromosome 18, Afim_UVic_2022, whole genome shotgun sequence genome:
- the si:dkey-206f10.1 gene encoding adenylate cyclase type 8, with translation MVTFSETTQASPMELREPPCLSATLSPGLRRKKKLWQNAVKHIIIQQELSAQVGVEPASKIFVTDTYMDEINRQIRNKATRGYTKRRSSSIRVHPSRSRGSNSTQNRGSFNEYASDADFFVHWGHTIRGVYIPSLRHTFKSCELEKLYQQHYSHQRRNSLAITNVIDALAKLHVLVMYLALVPETVTDTLRGCLTGIFMGLAVALCIVALTCKDSISPRWLHYAGLASWLSQTAQVLGGLVYGLEKDPSWYVLFTLFATYTLLPLPLLWAMCAGSTTSVLHLLVEILRYYNDAVLLRKVFAKGLLYLGMNTAGLFIHYLTDHAQRQVFLETRRCIEGRLKLEQENQRQERLVLSILPRFVALEMISDMSSFDDELNPQEFHKIYIHQYRDVSILFADIKGFTLLSMNLSAQDLVRTLNELFGRFDRLADEHHCLRIKILGDCYYCVSGVPEPQLAHARHCVELGLDMISTIRQVRKQLKFDMDMRIGIHSGSVLCGVLGLQKWQFDVWSWDVGIANMLEAGGIPGRIHISRATLDCLEGTYQTEAGHGRDRNEFLLKHNIDTFLICPQEEKKKVDRAEPPKVQKTNRTWHPELPFQRNANDMNSILASFTNGSLPNIWQSTSKEINKRIKHAIEVQSSERMHREHITPLTLVFKDTHIEDKFSQMRDEMFNSNLVCSFIMLLFLMAVQALIPVPRLVPAVLQFSVFLLVYMLLLLLALAEEFRSTPSLLQDLGCWIHENNSARNLLTLTAIVINFGLVSTDMVWCILADTGEADVMDRTNTASRPLTVCTYPEVYILSAVIAMVTCAVFLRLNSLLKLAVLLLAMAVYSYLIHLAFLTLTRQDTLQKSHYVRRKGISILLMAMFIVAVFYNGRQWEATARLDFLWRLQAQQEVEDMRELREHNECLLHNILPLHVARHFLDRSKNDEELYSQSYNEVGVMFASIAGFNEYFEQKEIKHEGVDCLRLLNEIIAGFDELLEESYFQYVEKIKTIGSCYMAASGLAPDRQASMDEWNHLSELVLFALAMQETLKEINRFSAQNFQLRVGIAHGPVVAGVIGATKPQYDIWGSTVNLASRMESTGVSGRIQVAEPTRRILADWGFILELRGEIFVKGVSECQGKVRTYFISNMRSKRATVGPEGGLGLRTGGRMSLAEVVFGLVHAQNKEKMRDTSGAFGRTPCNLQC, from the exons ATGGTGACCTTCTCTGAGACGACACAGGCCTCCCCCATGGAGCTGCGTGAGCCGCCCTGCCTGTCCGCAACCCTGTCCCCTGGGCTGCGGCGGAAAAAGAAACTGTGGCAGAATGCTGTAAAACACATCATTATCCAGCAGGAGCTCAGTGCCCAG GTGGGTGTGGAGCCAGCCAGTAAAATCTTTGTGACAGATACCTACATGGACGAGATCAACAGACAAATCCGCAACAAGGCTACCCGCGGGTACACAAAACGCCGCTCCTCCTCAATCAGAGTGCACCCTTCCCGTTCCCGTGGTTCCAACAGCACCCAAAACAGGGGTTCTTTCAACGAATACGCCAGCGATGCCGACTTCTTCGTGCACTGGGGCCACACTATTCGTGGCGTCTACATACCCAGCCTTAGGCACACCTTTAAGTCTTGTGAGTTGGAGAAACTCTATCAGCAACACTACTCCCACCAAAGACGCAACTCTCTAGCCATTACTAATGTGATCGATGCCTTGGCCAAGTTACACGTATTGGTCATGTACCTTGCACTGGTCCCTGAAACGGTCACGGACACTCTGCGAGGCTGCCTAACAGGGATTTTCATGGGGTTAGCTGTAGCGCTTTGCATCGTGGCGTTGACCTGCAAAGACTCCATTTCCCCACGGTGGCTTCACTACGCTGGCCTAGCTAGCTGGTTGTCGCAGACCGCGCAGGTGCTGGGAGGACTGGTGTACGGACTGGAGAAGGACCCGTCGTGGTATGTTTTGTTCACATTGTTCGCCACATACACGCTGCTGCCGTTACCTCTGCTGTGGGCCATGTGCGCCGGCTCCACCACCTCAGTACTGCACCTGCTAGTGGAGATACTGCGCTACTACAATGATGCGGTGCTTTTGAGAAAG GTGTTTGCCAAAGGCCTGCTGTACCTTGGTATGAACACAGCCGGCTTGTTCATCCACTACCTGACAGACCACGCCCAGAGACAGGTCTTCCTGGAGACGCGGCGCTGCATTGAGGGTCGCCTCAAACTCGAGCAAGAGAACCAGAGACAG GAGCGTCTGGTACTGTCCATCCTGCCTCGTTTTGTTGCATTGGAGATGATCTCTGACATGAGCTCTTTCGATGATGAACTCAACCCTCAGGAGTTTCACAAGATCTACATCCACCAGTACAGAGACGTCag CATTCTTTTTGCAGACATCAAGGGCTTCACCTTGTTGTCCATGAACCTGTCGGCCCAGGATCTGGTCCGAACCCTCAACGAGCTCTTTGGACGCTTTGACCGACTGGCAGAT GAGCACCACTGCCTGCGGATAAAGATACTGGGGGACTGTTACTACTGTGTGTCAGGGGTCCCTGAGCCACAGCTTGCCCATGCCCGTCATTGTGTTGAGTTGGGCCTGGACATGATCAGCACCATACG GCAAGTGCGGAAGCAGCTGAAATTTGACATGGACATGAGAATTGGGATCCACTCGGGTTCTGTCCTGTGTGGGGTGCTCGGCCTGCAGAAATGGCAGTTTGACGTCTGGTCCTGGGACGTGGGTATTGCCAACATGCTGGAAGCCGGGGGCATACCAGG ACGCATCCACATCTCAAGGGCCACTCTGGACTGTCTAGAAGGCACCTACCAGACAGAAGCCGGTCATGGCCGTGACAGGAACGAGTTTCTGCTCAAGCACAACATCGACACTTTCCTCATTTGCCCtcaggaggaaaagaaaaaggttgatCGTGCTGAGCCACCCAAAGTCCAGAAAACTAATCGAACCTGGCACCCAGAGCTGCCCTTCCAAAGAAACGCCAACGACATGAACAGT ATACTGGCCTCCTTTACGAACGGATCTCTGCCCAACATATGGCAGTCCACCTCCAAGGAGATCAACAAACGCATCAAACACGCTATTGAGGTTCAAAGCAGTGAGCGCATGCACCGGGAGCACATCACTCCTCTGACCCTGGtgttcaaagacacacacatcgAGGATAAG ttCTCCCAGATGAGGGATGAAATGTTCAACTCCAACCTGGTCTGCTCCTTCATCATGCTCCTCTTTCTCATGGCTGTCCAGGCCCTCATTCCTGTGCCCAG ACTGGTCCCGGCCGTCCTCCAGTTTTCCGTCTTCCTGCTCGTCTACatgcttctgctgctgttggCCCTGGCTGAAGAGTTCAGGAGCACTCCTTCACTACTGCAGGACTTGGGCTGCTGGATCCATGAAAACAACAGTGCCCGCAATCTCCTCACCCTTACCGCCATTGTCATCAACTTTGGCTTGGTCTCTACTGACATG GTATGGTGCATTCTCGCAGACACAGGGGAGGCAGATGTAATGGACAGAACCAACACAGCCTCACGTCCACTCACCGTCTGCACTTACCCTGAG GTCTACATATTGAGCGCCGTCATCGCCATGGTGACTTGTGCTGTGTTCCTGCGTCTAAACTCTCTGCTGAAGCTGGCGGTGTTGCTGTTGGCGATGGCCGTCTACTCCTACCTCATCCACCTGGCCTTCCTCACACTCACACGCCAAGATACACTGCAAAA ATCTCACTATGTCAGGAGAAAAGGAATCTCCATCCTTCTCATGGCCATGTTTATTGTTGCTGTCTTCTACAATGGACGGCAG TGGGAGGCCACTGCCAGACTGGACTTCCTGTGGCGTCTACAAGCCCAACAGGAAGTGGAAGATATGAGGGAATTGCGGGAACACAACGAGTGTCTGTTACACAACATCCTGCCGCTGCATGTGGCGAGACATTTTTTGGACCGGAGCAAGAATGATGAG GAGCTTTACTCCCAGTCCTACAATGAAGTTGGTGTCATGTTTGCCTCCATCGCCGGATTCAACGAGTACTTTGAACAGAAAGAGATCAAACATGAAGGAGTGGACTGCCTCCGACTTCTGAATGAGATCATTGCTGGCTTTGATGAG TTGTTGGAGGAGTCGTACTTCCAATATGTGGAGAAGATCAAGACCATTGGGAGCTGCTACATGGCCGCCTCTGGTTTAGctccagacagacag GCGTCTATGGATGAATGGAATCACCTGAGTgagcttgttttgtttgcattggCAATGCAAGAGACCTTGAAAGAGATTAACAGGTTTTCTGCCCAAAACTTTCAGCTGCGTGTCG GCATTGCCCACGGGCCGGTGGTCGCAGGGGTGATCGGTGCCACCAAGCCGCAGTATGACATCTGGGGGTCAACGGTGAACCTGGCCAGCCGCATGGAGAGCACAGGTGTGAGCGGACGCATCCAGGTAGCTGAGCCCACGCGCAGGATCCTGGCAGATTGGGGATTTATCTTGGAGCTACGCGGAGAGATCTTTGTCAAGGGG GTGAGCGAGTGTCAGGGGAAAGTCCGCACCTATTTCATCAGCAACATGCGCAGCAAGAGGGCCACCGTCGGACCAGAAGGAGGCCTGGGGTTGCGGACAGGAGGACGCATGTCGCTTGCAGAGGTGGTGTTTGGTCTCGTCCACGCccaaaacaaggaaaagatgAGAGATACCAGCGGGGCGTTCGGTCGGACTCCCTGCAACCTTCAATGCTGA